One stretch of Gopherus flavomarginatus isolate rGopFla2 chromosome 2, rGopFla2.mat.asm, whole genome shotgun sequence DNA includes these proteins:
- the MSC gene encoding musculin → MSTGSASDAEELPAMELRGLQLGYAPPAAQRQPRGPLYPSADQSSAAEEEDEEEEEEDGEGRCAAAGPAGGCKRKRARAGGKKAPPLLPRGASGECKQSQRNAANARERARMRVLSKAFSRLKTSLPWVPPDTKLSKLDTLRLASSYIAHLRQLLQEDRYENGYVHPVNLTWPFVVSGRPESDTKEVSTANRLCGTTA, encoded by the exons ATGTCCACGGGCTCGGCCAGCGACGCGGAGGAGCTGCCCGCCATGGAGCTgcgggggctgcagctgggctaCGCGCCGCCCGCCGCCCAGCGCCAGCCCCGCGGCCCCCTCTACCCCTCGGCGGACCAgtcctccgcggccgaggaggaggacgaggaggaggaagaggaggacggcGAGGGGCGCTGCGCGGCGGCGGGGCCGGCCGGGGGCTGCAAGAGGAAGCGGGCCCGGGCGGGCGGCAAGAAGGCGCCGCCGCTGCTGCCCAGGGGCGCGTCGGGCGAGTGCAAGCAGTCGCAGCGCAACGCGGCCAACGCCCGCGAGCGGGCCCGCATGCGGGTGCTGAGCAAGGCGTTCTCCCGCCTCAAGACCAGCCTGCCCTGGGTGCCGCCCGACACCAAGCTCTCCAAGCTGGACACGCTGCGCCTGGCGTCCAGCTACATCGCCCACCTCcggcagctgctgcaggaggaTCGCTACGAGAACGGCTACGTGCACCCTGTCAACCTG ACTTGGCCATTTGTGGTTTCAGGACGACCAGAATCTGACACCAAAGAAGTTTCTACAGCTAACAGACTATGTGGAACTACAGCTTAG